A window of Penaeus chinensis breed Huanghai No. 1 chromosome 9, ASM1920278v2, whole genome shotgun sequence genomic DNA:
ctctctctctctctctctctctctctctctctctctctctctctctctctctctctctctctctctctctctctctctctctctctctctctctctctctctctctctctctctctctctctctctctctctctctctctctctctctctctctctctctctctctctctctctctctctctctctctctctctctctctctctctctctctctctctctctctctctctctctctctctctctctctctctctctctctctctctctctctctctctctctctctctctctctctctctctctctctctctctctctctctctctctctctctctctctctctctctctctctctctctctctctctctctctctctctctctctctctctctctctctctctctctctctctctctctctctctctctatatctctcttttctttttttattttttttttttttttttttttttttttttttaaaaaaaaattttttgggggggggggggagagagtgagaacggagaggagagatgagagagagagaggagagaggagagaggagagaggagagagagacagacagacagagagagagagagagaggagagagagagagacaggacagacagacagagagagagagagagagaggagagagtgagagagagagatgagagagagagagagagagagagagagagagagacgagtccGAGAGCAGAGgatttcatactatatatatatatatattatatatatatatatatattatatatatatatatatatattatatatatatatataatatatatatatatattatatatatatatataatatatatatatatataatatatatatatataatatatatatatattatatatatatatatattatatatatatatattatatatatatatataatatatatatatataatatatatatatataatatatatatatatatatataatatatatatatataatatatatatatataatatatatatatatatatatattatatatatatatattatatatatatatattatatatatatatattatatatatatatatataatatatatatatatataatatatatatatataatatatatatatataatatatatatatataatatatatatatatattatatatatatatatatatattatatatatatatataatatatatatatatatattatatatatatatattatatatatatatatatattatatatatatatataatatatatatatataatatatatatatataatatatatatatataatatatatatatatattatatatatatatattatatatatatatattatatatatatatatattatatatatatatataatatatatatatatattatatatatatatatatatataatatatatatatatataatatatatatatataatatatatatatataatatatatatatatattatatatatatatataatatatatatatataatatatatatatatattatatatatatatatattatatatatatatatattatatatatacatatacatatacatatatgtatacatatataatatatatatatatgtgtgtatatatattatatatatatatttattatatatatagagagagagagagagagagagagagtgagagagagagagaggagagagagagagacgagagagagagagagagaagagagagagagagaagagagagagatgagagagagagagagagatgagagagagagagagtgagagagagagagagagagagagagagagagagagagagacagacagacagacagagagagagagagagagagagagagagacagacagacagacagagagagagagagagagagagagagagagagagagagagagagagagagagagagagagagagagagagagagagagagagagagagagagaggattatacTTCAATATCTATAAGAAAACTCTacgttatattatttatttatctaattatcaaattcatatatatctatatatatacatatacgtacatatacatatatacatatatatatatatatatatatatatatatatatatatatatatatatacatatatgttcatatacacctCTTTATTCCTCTATACACCTACTGCAAAATAGCAAAAGCGTCTACTCACCGAAGGCATCTTCAGCAACCTCCTTCCCGACGGCGTGCAGGGAGGAGGCGAGGCGGTACAAGGGGTTCTTCCGCCCCCCGTGGATCCACTCCGCCCCCGCCTCCACCAGCACTGGACCTGTGGGCGTGAGGGGGAGGCACTGTCACTCTTATGACGTCTGGGCACTTAGGTACTGTTATGGCTTCCGAGACCTGCGTTTCAGTCTTGAGAGGGTGATGTTAAAAGTACAGCTAGGTGTGGTTTCGTGTACAAGTTTGTGTATATAGTtgggtatgtatatgaattaacacacacattctcacacacacacgcgcgcgcacacacacacacacacacacacacacacacacacacacacacacacacatacacacacacacacacacacacacacacacacatacatatatataaagagagagagagaggagtgaggagagaggagagagagagagagagagagagagagagagagagagagagagagagagagagagagagagagagagagagagagagagagagagagagagagcgagagagaggcactTCAGAATCCTCGCACCTTGTCTGATCGTGTGGACGCGCCCTCCCAGCCGATCTTGAGCCTCCAGAATCACGAAATCCTTCACGCCTTTGTCGAGCAAAGTCTTCGCCGCCGTCAGCCCTGCCACGCCCCCTCCCACAATCACCACGCCCACCCGCTCCGCTCGGGAGGAGTTTTCGCCGCTGAAGGAGGTTAAAATCAGGTTCACGAGTAACACAGaatgtatatacctataactatatctctataactatatctacatgtgcgtatgtacatgtttgtgtgtgtgtgtgtgtgtgtgtgtgtgtgtgtgtgtgtgtgtgtgtgtgtgtgtgtgtgtgtgtgtgtgtgtgtgtgtgtgtgtatgggtgtatatatgggacaaacacagtaacgtgtacactatgatgtgtatatacacacacacacatatacatatacatatttatatatatgtatatatacatatacgcatatacatccatacatgtatgtatacatatataaatacacacacacacacacacacacacacatatatatatatatatatatatatatatatatatatataatacatacacacacacatctacacacacacacacacacacacacacacacacacacacacacacacacacacacatatatatatatatatatatatatatatatatataatatacatgtagataaatagaatgatagatagattaatatataggaatagatagatatatatgtgtataagtatatgtatatttatatgtatatgtacatgtatatatacacacacacacaacagagaaACGACAGCAACTTTGTAGAACAGCGAAACCATTCCTTACTCACCTGGGCAGCGCAGACGGCAGGGGGATATCGGCCGGGGCAGCACCTCGGTTTGCCGGACCTGCACAGAAGCGGAATGTCAGTTGCGAAGGAGAGCGAATTCGTGAGCAATATGTAATTAAACTCGGTGATTCTGATGTAAATTGATGATTATACATTAGAAGATGGtaatacattaaaataaaatgGTGATGATCAGAAATGTGTAATTATTCTAATTATGGTGCtatttaatgaaagaaaaatgtggtatatatatacaccacatatatatgtgtgtgtgtgtatatacacacttgtatataatatatatatatgtatgtatacaaaaacacacacatacacacacacacacacacacacacacacacac
This region includes:
- the LOC125029258 gene encoding spermine oxidase-like; protein product: MDKCPANRGAAPADIPLPSALPSGENSSRAERVGVVIVGGGVAGLTAAKTLLDKGVKDFVILEAQDRLGGRVHTIRQGPVLVEAGAEWIHGGRKNPLYRLASSLHAVGKEVAEDAFGE